Within the Lates calcarifer isolate ASB-BC8 unplaced genomic scaffold, TLL_Latcal_v3 _unitig_1174_quiver_2159, whole genome shotgun sequence genome, the region CCATGGACACGCTCATGATCACGGACACGCTCATGATCACGACACGGACACGCTCATGATCACGGACACGCACACTCCCACGATCACGGACATGGGCACGCTCATCATGAGGAAGTTGTTCGCGTGCACAAGGAGGAGAGTGGGCATGGGCACTCGCACGGAGGGGAGAGAGtgaagagggaggcagagggagagaagagggacaCGGTGGAGCTCTGGATGCAGGTGTGGACATGGGCTAGAATGGGATTGATGGGGTACCAGTTAATAAGGCCTGAGGTGTAAATGCATTCATGTCCTGAATGTTTCTTCTCATTCCAGCTTGACAAGTTAAAATATGTTAACTTGCCTGATTAAATACAGGTGTAAGGTGGATTAAGAAGATCCACTTTAACCGAAACTTATTTGAGAAGGTCCACATCTTGTACTTCCAAAGAGTTTCGTTAGTTCTTGTGAAACTCTTGGcgattttgttttattctgaggAACTTAAATGTTGTGTGTATTCCCTAAAcgacaaacaaacagagctggagctgcagttggTATCCAGATGTTAGACTGCTGTGTTCTGTTTGACAACATGCAGAcactctctgtgtctgtgccagaGGTATTTTAGCctcattttttctgttgtctATTTCACAAAACAGATTGTTCACCATTTTAACAAACTCATGGTGACTTTATCTTTTGCTTTCTAACTGCTTGCAACTTCCCCTGCCTTTGTGTGTAACTTTGTGATAATGCATTGTTATGTAAGGCTGCCAAAAGATCCTGTGAAGAATAAACTTCCCTCTATCCTTGTCTGCAGGCTATCGGAGCTACTCTGCTGATCAGCGCCGCTCCTTTCCTCATCCTGTTTCTGATCCCAGTCCAGTCCAACAGTGACCAGCACCAGAACCTGCTCAAGGTGCTGCTTAGCTTTGCTTCCGGTGGACTGCTGGGTGACGCCTTCCTCCACCTTATACCACATGCTCTGGGTAGGTAGTCCCACTGTCTCCCCAAGTTTTCTCTCCCCGAGTTTTTACTTCTTATTGCACATAAAATGTGGCTACCTTGAGGCAAAAAGTGCTGTAGTCTTTATCAGGTAATCTACAATCAGTGAAATCTAAAATGAATAGATGCAACACTCACAAACTCAagcaacacacatgcaaagaatattttcagtcatcagaaaacagacagtgtAGGAGAATCATCACTTTATCTTTTTGAGTTTAATACCTTTTTCCTCACAGAGCCCCCACTCTCATCATGGAGAAGATGATCATGGACACTCGCACTCAAGTGAAGAGTCACATGACCACGGTCACTCCCATGGTAAGCAGTAGTTTCTTCCTCTCTTAATTTGTAGTTCAAAAATTAACCAAAGAAATTTACAAAAGCCAAAAATGTGTGGTGTAAGCAGTGGAAGGATCAAACTTTGTTCATGTGTCAGTTCTAACCAGTGTTCCTGCACACAGGTGCTGCCCACGGCCACATGATGTCAGTGGGTTTGTGGGTTCTCGGTGGGATCATCGCCTTCCTGGTTGTGGAGAAATTTGTGCGTCTGCTGAAGGGAGGCCACGGCCACGGACACTCTCACGGACACTCGCATGGTACATCGGTTCAAACTCATctgcagaaaatattttgttgcaAATATTCAAATTGCATCTATAAttgtagtttagtttttatcagGCATTGTTTTATagcttttctattttttaaaataaaaatatatttagttgAAGATGTGAATTAACTGTTGTAGATTTCACTGCTTGAAATCTCAGTGTCTAATCTGGGGATAATTTGAACTTTATTCTTTGTAACACTTTCAGCTGCTCCTAAGGAAAAGGACagtgatggagaggaagaaaaggaaaagaagaagaaagaggagaaaagcagcaaagacaAGAATGTGccaaaaaaagaggagaaacaaagcaCAGGTGAAGAATAGGATCATTTTTACTGAGTCATCTTTGACTGGAAACACACTCTgaactctgctctctgctggacaGTTACTGAACTGCAGCTTCTACAACTTTACAACAAAAGCAGATAATCAGCTGTTAAACTGGtaaattagtatttttcatGTTGCACTGTGTCAGAAATCACCACCTATTTGCAGCTTAGTGCATGAAATATACTTTTCATAATTTAATTTGCTTGCATGAATCctaaatgtaaaacatcaacAATTTCCACAACTGGAAAACTGTAGTTCCCAGTGCATGTATGCTCCttaaaaaatatcacacagCGCAGCGCTGCACCTTTGATAGAGACGTACATGTGACACTAGTGCTGTGCCGTCAGCTGTGCTATGAAATTACAATGATGATTGCTAAGTGTCACATTGTTCGTTTCATGTGGAACAAAGGGAGTGACTTTGGCCTCAGCCCAAGTCGCGTTTTCTGGAACTGTAAACCTGTTATAAAGActgtcagtcatttatttaatgTCAGCATCTTGTTGATTAAGTCCTTTATTTACCTGTGGGGGCAGAAAACTAATTGTTGTGCTGCTTTcttgttttggcttcacttcagtcagtcagtcagtcagtgcagGTATGTGCTCCTAGCATCATGGAAATCtttgtgatcagctgatccCGTACTATAGCTGTTGACTGACTCTGTGACCCACCTAAACAAAGTGTCCTAGATCATGGCCGGATGGAAACGATGTGTTCTTACACTCTATAAACTCACTCATCCTCTGTTCCCTCCACTAATACAGACATCAAGGTGTCAGGTTACCTGAACCTTGCGGCCGACttcacacataattttacagACGGCCTGGCAATCGGAGCTTCATTCCTGGTGGGTCCAACTGTGGGTGCTGTCACCACCCTCACCATCCTGCTGCACGAGGTCCCCCACGAGATCGGAGACTTCGCCATCCTTGTCCAGTCTGGCTGCACCAAAAGAAAGGTAGCTGACTACTGAGGCTGTGAGCAACCAGCAGGCTAAATGTTGTAAATTCTAATAGTTCAGTAGAGACGAACAGTCATGGTTTTCCAATCTGCTTCACTATTAAATTAATATAGAAACAGCTTTAAGACATTAACACTTGAAATAAACTTTATaatcctctccctctttcccatCAGGCCATGTGTCTACAGCTGCTGACAGCCTTAGGAGCTCTGGCTGGCACAGCTTGCTCCCTATTGGCTGAAGGTGTGGGCGCCGCGGCGACCGCCTGGATCCTGCCCTTCACAGCCGGTGGGTTTGTTTACATCGCCACGGTGACCGTGCTCCCAGAGCTGCTGGCGGGCCGCTCCACTTTCGGTCAGTCCCTGTTGGAGATCCTGGCCTTGCTGTTCGGAGTCGGCATGATGGTGCTGATCGCCGAGTACGAGTGAGACGCAGCAGAGAGGACGGGAACTCCAGACAGAGCGAGACAGGAagggagggaacagagagacagagagggtgacggtcaaaaaggttaaaaaaggCAGTTTTAAGTAGAATTCAAGTGGATTATTTTGGTCAGgggtgttttcttgttttttttattgtgttctATTTTGGGACAAACACCACCCATTGATGGCAAATGGGAGatttttgttgtcttgtgttttttagcGGTTAACGGTCACATCCCTGATTTGTGTTACTATTTGTTTTTGAGAGGAAAAGTGTCGGCTTCGGCTAAAAACTGATCCGCGGTGAAGACTGAGAGCTGGAGAGAAGCAAACTGGTGGAAACGTGTTTGAGGACTGCTGTGTTGTTCACTGAGGGCCTCCATCGGGACAGGAGGTGACGTCTTTCTGTCCACCGGTCTCAAAATTCACACTGTTCACTACATGGATCATTTGCAGTTTGACTGCAGCTTAAACTGACAGTTAACGTCCTTCCAAAAGTGGCTGAAAGTAAATAAGTTTCCCAGCTGTAACAGTAAATTTTCTGTGATCTGACAAGCAGCTGGTCCTTATATCTGCATTTCAGAGTTGGgtcagtgaagcagcagagaaagcaAAGGTCTGGCTCAGTTGCTCTCACTACAGTGACCTGCTCAGTTATATatgtttaatgtctgttttgtttgaagATGCtgaatgttaatattttttacattccacaaaataaaagtaaatgttgTGGCTTCTACGGTTGTGCTCAAAATGGCATCATGTTCACTCTCAGATCATTAAAATCTCACCTGATTCTTGTTTATTAAAGGAAAACCTGGTTAGACTTTTAACATTCCTacacaatcacattttttttcagctgatggatgattttaaaaacactgacagttgtGATGAACATTTGAAATAAAGGTTCATAATTCTCAAAGTGATGATTACTCTTCAGCATATTCTGCACTGTAAATGGTTGAatgatctgttttcagttgAATTTAATCAACCCCCTCTTAACAAACCTGACCACAAGAGGGAGCACCAGAGGTTTCACTTCTTTCCTTCACACCCTGTGAGGGAGGTGTCACTGATGGAGCAGTGCACACGTATGGAAACATATCTGCACTTGTGCAACACTTCCTGGAAAAAAGTTTTGGGTGTCttgagtttttctttgttaGTGAACTGAGGCTTTATAATATCAAACCAGCTACACCTGAAAATATGTTGAATGCATAGATGTTCAGAGGCGTGGAGGGGCTGAGGTACTGtagttatgaaaataaaaagaaataatagtGGGTTGGTGCCTTCTTGTCGACCATTTTAACTGAACAAAATCtcatcaaaataaattaaaagaaatcGTACCAGGTTAAGTCTTTATGTCTTTGTTCACAACCCCTTGTTATATGGTATCTGTCCGTAAGTTCTAAATCAATCAAATTCAATCAAAGGACCTTTCCTTTTCAGACAGTTATTTGATGCCTGGCCCACAGGGCTGTGTGGTGTATGTCAGGTCAAAAGGTTGATGACCACTGGTGTGAAAAAGGTGGACCAGCAGGCAGTCAGCCCGGAATCATCCATTGTTTCAGTCACAGGTGTTGAGCTGGTGTTTGAAACCTTACAGTTGTTATTAGacctttcttcctttttcctaagatgTCAACAAAGGACACATTGTGCGTAGTCGTGGGAGCCAACACAaattcaaaaatgaaatgaattcagAATAAAAGAGGTATTACTGTGACTAAGAACTCTGAACTCAGAAGTTCACTGGAATCAGATAAACTAGTATGCAACTTTTGTGAGATATAAAAAGGAGGATTGAGTGACAGGATTATGTTTCACCAGGATATTGGATCTTTTTTGTGATCTAACAGCTACTTAAagctattcttttatttctttgttc harbors:
- the LOC108887002 gene encoding LOW QUALITY PROTEIN: zinc transporter Slc39a7-like (The sequence of the model RefSeq protein was modified relative to this genomic sequence to represent the inferred CDS: inserted 1 base in 1 codon), whose amino-acid sequence is MGRVRLLALTLATSAVLLLASHPAFAHSHSHGDHGHGHGHHHHGHHHHHHGHSHGEDDHHGHSHGSQVKMFHGASKWSAEANLPTPEEEHHGHAHDHGHAHDHXHGHAHDHGHAHSHDHGHGHAHHEEVVRVHKEESGHGHSHGGERVKREAEGEKRDTVELWMQAIGATLLISAAPFLILFLIPVQSNSDQHQNLLKVLLSFASGGLLGDAFLHLIPHALGSPHSHHGEDDHGHSHSSEESHDHGHSHGAAHGHMMSVGLWVLGGIIAFLVVEKFVRLLKGGHGHGHSHGHSHAAPKEKDSDGEEEKEKKKKEEKSSKDKNVPKKEEKQSTDIKVSGYLNLAADFTHNFTDGLAIGASFLVGPTVGAVTTLTILLHEVPHEIGDFAILVQSGCTKRKAMCLQLLTALGALAGTACSLLAEGVGAAATAWILPFTAGGFVYIATVTVLPELLAGRSTFGQSLLEILALLFGVGMMVLIAEYE